The Proteiniborus ethanoligenes genome has a segment encoding these proteins:
- a CDS encoding alanine/glycine:cation symporter family protein, giving the protein MTATIMNIVNKINGVLWGPIMMFILLGTGLMFTIRLRFLQVTKLGTAIKEIFGKGENKSDAEGLSSFQSLTTAIAAQVGTGNLAGVATAIASGGPGAIFWMWVSGFLGMGTIFAEAVLAQLFNESKDGVLTGGPAYYISKGLKNKFLAGFFAVTIIIALGIMGNIVQSNSIATAIINAAPRVPAIVIGIGIAILAGLIFIGGIGRIGSFTEKVVPIMAALYILGGLVIVFININMLLPALKMIIYGAFNPRAATGGLIGVTVKESLRYGIARGLFSNEAGMGSTPHAHAVAKVEHPVQQGLVSIIGVIVDTGIVCTITALVVLTTGVLGSGLTGAALTQEGFRVGLSGITSNFGIQFIAVCLFFFAFSTIIGWYFFGEQNIKYLFGNKGIKYYRILVLAGIIIGATLEVELVWNLADMFNALMVIPNLIGLIGLSSLVVKSLNEYIEKYEKRLR; this is encoded by the coding sequence ATGACTGCAACTATAATGAATATTGTTAATAAAATAAATGGAGTCTTGTGGGGACCAATAATGATGTTTATATTATTAGGAACAGGCTTGATGTTCACCATAAGACTAAGATTTTTACAGGTGACAAAGCTAGGAACAGCAATAAAAGAGATATTTGGCAAAGGAGAAAACAAATCAGATGCAGAGGGCCTGTCTTCATTTCAGTCCCTTACAACAGCAATAGCTGCTCAAGTAGGTACAGGAAATCTTGCTGGAGTTGCCACAGCTATAGCTTCAGGAGGGCCTGGGGCTATATTTTGGATGTGGGTAAGCGGCTTCTTAGGTATGGGAACTATATTTGCAGAAGCAGTATTAGCACAGCTGTTTAATGAAAGTAAGGATGGTGTCCTTACCGGAGGACCAGCATACTACATAAGTAAAGGATTAAAAAATAAATTTTTAGCAGGATTTTTTGCAGTTACTATAATTATTGCTCTTGGAATAATGGGAAATATTGTGCAATCAAATTCAATAGCTACAGCAATAATAAATGCAGCTCCTAGAGTACCTGCTATAGTTATAGGAATAGGGATAGCAATATTAGCAGGATTGATTTTCATAGGAGGAATAGGGCGTATAGGTTCATTTACAGAGAAGGTAGTACCTATAATGGCAGCTCTATATATACTAGGAGGATTAGTAATAGTATTCATTAATATAAACATGCTTTTACCAGCACTAAAGATGATAATCTATGGTGCTTTTAACCCAAGAGCTGCTACTGGCGGTCTAATAGGAGTAACAGTAAAGGAAAGTCTTAGATATGGAATAGCCAGAGGCTTATTTTCAAATGAAGCAGGCATGGGCTCAACTCCTCATGCTCATGCAGTAGCAAAAGTAGAGCATCCAGTACAGCAAGGATTAGTATCTATAATTGGAGTAATAGTAGATACTGGAATAGTGTGTACTATTACAGCTTTAGTTGTATTAACTACAGGGGTGCTAGGCTCAGGCTTAACAGGTGCTGCACTGACACAGGAAGGCTTTCGTGTAGGCTTAAGTGGTATTACTAGTAACTTTGGTATTCAATTTATAGCAGTCTGTTTGTTTTTCTTTGCTTTTTCTACTATAATAGGCTGGTATTTTTTTGGAGAACAAAATATAAAATATCTATTCGGTAACAAAGGGATTAAATATTATAGAATTTTAGTTTTAGCAGGAATAATTATAGGAGCCACACTAGAAGTAGAGCTTGTTTGGAACTTAGCAGATATGTTTAACGCCCTTATGGTAATCCCGAACCTTATAGGCTTAATAGGATTATCATCCCTTGTTGTAAAATCCTTAAATGAGTATATAGAGAAATATGAAAAAAGACTTAGGTAA
- a CDS encoding 4Fe-4S dicluster domain-containing protein produces MRKFENQVQLIKYEVLREVSKLAMEGKLNEGIDSISEMIDPGPEPRTRCCIHKERAITADRVRIALGGDKTNDNVIEVISSACDGCPINRFVVTEACRGCLAHRCQDACPVDAIYITGQRAYINQNKCIECGKCKEACPYNAISDVMRPCKRVCPASALSISEDKKAVIDNEKCIQCGACVYQCPFGAIADKSSIVDIIELLKEAKKDNNTIVYAVIAPSISSQFTYAKIGQVVNGIKKLGFHSIIEAALGADIVAKHEAHEFAQNIEVQKIMTSSCCPAFVSYIKKNYPMLEDKISNSVSPMIATARLIKNTHKNAKVVFIGPCTAKKMEIKQKDLIGSVDFVMTFEELAAMLDAAEIKIEYCSEEVLDNASFYGRIFARTGGLSEAVRHVIEEDNVNVVYKPVSCDGIKECDRSLKMARANKLDANFIEGMACVGGCIGGAASLHHGPKDRNEVDKYGKLAIEKGVNDSLRIFHMNNLQLERNI; encoded by the coding sequence GTGAGAAAATTTGAAAATCAGGTTCAGCTTATTAAATATGAAGTTCTTAGAGAAGTATCAAAGCTAGCAATGGAAGGAAAATTAAATGAAGGTATAGACAGCATTTCAGAAATGATAGACCCAGGGCCAGAACCAAGAACCAGATGCTGTATACATAAAGAAAGAGCTATTACTGCTGATAGAGTAAGGATAGCTTTAGGTGGAGATAAAACTAATGATAATGTAATAGAAGTAATCTCATCTGCTTGTGACGGGTGTCCAATCAATCGCTTTGTGGTGACAGAAGCCTGCAGAGGCTGTTTAGCCCATAGGTGCCAGGATGCATGTCCTGTTGATGCAATATATATTACAGGACAAAGAGCGTATATAAATCAAAACAAATGCATAGAATGTGGAAAATGTAAAGAAGCCTGCCCATACAATGCTATTTCAGATGTAATGCGTCCCTGCAAAAGAGTATGTCCTGCTTCTGCGCTATCAATTAGCGAGGATAAAAAAGCTGTTATAGATAATGAGAAATGTATACAGTGTGGAGCATGCGTATATCAGTGTCCATTTGGAGCAATAGCTGATAAATCCAGTATAGTAGATATAATAGAGCTACTTAAAGAAGCCAAAAAAGATAATAATACTATAGTATATGCAGTTATAGCTCCTTCAATATCAAGTCAGTTTACATATGCTAAAATTGGACAGGTAGTAAATGGGATAAAAAAACTAGGATTTCATAGCATAATAGAAGCTGCTCTAGGCGCAGATATAGTGGCAAAACATGAAGCACATGAATTTGCACAAAACATAGAAGTTCAAAAAATCATGACAAGCTCATGCTGTCCTGCCTTTGTCTCCTATATCAAAAAAAACTACCCTATGCTTGAAGATAAAATATCTAATTCTGTGTCACCAATGATAGCAACTGCAAGGCTAATTAAAAACACCCATAAAAATGCAAAAGTAGTTTTTATAGGGCCATGCACAGCGAAGAAGATGGAAATAAAGCAAAAAGATTTAATAGGAAGCGTAGATTTTGTCATGACATTTGAAGAATTAGCTGCAATGCTAGATGCAGCTGAAATAAAGATTGAGTATTGTAGTGAAGAAGTACTTGATAATGCCTCCTTTTACGGAAGAATTTTTGCTAGAACAGGTGGACTTTCAGAAGCAGTTAGACATGTAATAGAAGAGGATAATGTTAATGTAGTCTACAAGCCTGTAAGCTGTGATGGGATAAAGGAATGTGATAGGTCATTGAAAATGGCCAGAGCAAACAAGCTAGATGCAAATTTTATCGAGGGTATGGCTTGTGTAGGAGGATGTATTGGTGGTGCTGCTTCGCTTCATCACGGTCCGAAGGATAGAAATGAAGTTGATAAATACGGAAAGCTTGCAATAGAAAAAGGAGTTAATGACAGTTTGAGAATTTTCCATATGAATAATCTACAACTCGAAAGAAATATATAA
- a CDS encoding SpoIIE family protein phosphatase, protein MSDYFIDVSYDSLNKYGEELCGDKVEVINTDNGIIVVLADGLGSGVKANILATMTTKIAGTLLKEGVSISETVDTIANTLPVCNVRKLAYSTFGIIKIQNDRTAHMIEYDNPPIFFIRDNKEKIIEKKETIINDKKIMESYVKLEEGDVLTLVSDGVIHAGVGGILNLGWQRDNVSDYLKKQIKINKSAKAISKNLIDTCKCLYASKPGDDTTVVTIKIRPSEIIDLFTGPPENQENDCKLVHEFMKGEGKKIVCGGTAAKIVGRELNREIQVDLDTMTVDVPPMARINGIDLVTEGVLTLSKVVEKIKKYVGNSNSKDTIYNLNGVDGASRIAKMLIDDCTHLNLWVGKAINPAHQNPSLPVDLSIKLNVVNELSVLMESMGKKVKINHI, encoded by the coding sequence ATGAGTGATTACTTCATAGATGTTTCGTATGACAGTTTAAATAAATATGGAGAAGAACTTTGTGGAGATAAGGTAGAAGTCATAAATACTGACAATGGTATCATCGTAGTACTTGCTGACGGACTAGGAAGTGGAGTAAAGGCAAATATACTAGCTACTATGACAACTAAAATAGCAGGGACTCTGTTAAAGGAAGGAGTTAGCATATCAGAAACAGTAGACACGATAGCAAACACCTTACCAGTATGCAATGTAAGAAAACTTGCATATTCGACTTTTGGAATAATTAAAATACAAAATGATAGAACCGCACATATGATTGAATATGACAATCCACCTATATTTTTTATTAGAGATAATAAGGAAAAGATAATTGAAAAAAAAGAAACTATAATAAACGACAAGAAAATAATGGAAAGCTATGTGAAGCTAGAAGAGGGAGATGTATTAACTCTAGTTAGCGATGGAGTAATACACGCAGGCGTAGGAGGAATATTGAACTTAGGATGGCAAAGAGACAATGTATCGGATTATCTTAAGAAGCAAATTAAAATTAACAAGAGTGCTAAGGCTATATCAAAAAATCTTATAGATACTTGTAAATGCTTGTATGCTAGCAAACCAGGGGATGATACAACAGTAGTTACTATAAAAATAAGACCTTCTGAAATAATAGATTTATTTACGGGACCACCAGAAAATCAAGAAAATGACTGTAAATTAGTACATGAATTCATGAAGGGTGAGGGTAAAAAAATAGTTTGTGGAGGAACAGCAGCAAAAATAGTAGGCAGAGAGCTGAATCGTGAAATTCAAGTAGATTTAGATACAATGACAGTAGATGTTCCTCCTATGGCAAGGATAAATGGAATAGATTTAGTAACTGAAGGAGTCCTAACCCTTAGCAAGGTAGTAGAAAAAATAAAAAAATATGTAGGTAATTCTAACAGCAAGGATACCATTTATAATTTGAATGGAGTAGATGGAGCGTCACGTATAGCTAAAATGCTTATAGATGATTGTACACATTTAAATCTTTGGGTGGGGAAGGCTATTAACCCAGCTCACCAAAACCCTAGCTTACCAGTAGACTTGAGTATAAAGCTTAATGTAGTAAATGAATTATCAGTATTAATGGAAAGTATGGGTAAAAAGGTAAAAATCAATCACATCTAA
- a CDS encoding [Fe-Fe] hydrogenase large subunit C-terminal domain-containing protein has product MKFINFSRENCNNCYRCLRTCPSKAITILEDHAEIVDDLCISCGKCQVVCQKDALHIKSSINQVKEAIQSNRRVIASLAPSFAGAFNMNDEHQIVTALKLLGFEMVEETAIGAEIVIDYYKKYYDEGKYANLITTSCPSVNNFIEKYYPPLTKYMIPVVSPMVAHGKLLKHSYGMDSVVVFIGPCLAKKMEAEEFQHSGIIDFVLTFEDLTDWLKEENIILKDLRPQPFNHVSYKRGSSFPTKGSLFEENGFIKNNYELMKINGVEGCREFLDCLINNNITGIFAELNICNSSCIDGPGMPKDNTNYFVRKDKIKKYVDKKKTYTQEEIEYNYSNIDFSKRFFNRKAYRKTATEEELRGILAKMGKHKPEDELNCNACGYLSCREKAESVFEGMSDVNMCLPFMRAEAESLRNVIFENSPNIIFLLDEELCVKEFNPKSEKAFRVSAEAIKGKPISSIIDDNIFKNVVFKKDNLIGHKVIYSEYDLVLIVSTTYLEKEKILMVIMTDVTLAEKNKEQLVRVKEKTLNAAQEVIEKQMRVAQEIASLLGETTAETKVILTKLKDIALDGAGDI; this is encoded by the coding sequence ATGAAATTTATTAATTTTTCTAGAGAAAACTGTAACAACTGCTATAGATGCTTAAGAACTTGTCCTTCAAAAGCCATAACAATTTTAGAGGATCATGCTGAAATAGTTGATGATTTGTGCATTTCATGTGGAAAATGTCAGGTTGTATGCCAAAAGGATGCCTTGCATATTAAAAGTAGCATAAATCAAGTAAAGGAAGCAATACAAAGTAACAGGAGAGTAATAGCAAGCTTGGCACCATCATTTGCTGGAGCATTCAATATGAATGATGAACACCAAATAGTAACAGCTTTAAAATTACTTGGTTTTGAAATGGTGGAAGAAACAGCTATCGGTGCAGAAATAGTGATAGATTATTATAAAAAATACTACGACGAAGGTAAGTACGCAAATCTAATCACTACTAGCTGTCCTTCCGTTAACAACTTTATTGAGAAATATTATCCTCCCCTGACTAAATATATGATACCAGTAGTATCACCAATGGTTGCCCATGGTAAGCTGTTAAAGCACAGCTATGGAATGGACAGCGTAGTAGTTTTCATAGGTCCATGTCTTGCAAAAAAAATGGAGGCAGAAGAATTTCAGCATAGTGGTATAATAGATTTTGTTTTAACATTTGAAGATTTAACAGATTGGCTGAAAGAGGAGAACATAATACTAAAAGACCTTCGGCCTCAACCCTTTAATCATGTTTCATATAAGAGAGGAAGCTCGTTTCCTACAAAAGGTAGCTTATTTGAAGAAAATGGCTTTATCAAAAACAATTATGAGCTTATGAAAATAAATGGCGTAGAAGGATGTAGGGAATTCTTAGATTGTCTAATTAACAATAATATTACAGGTATATTTGCTGAGTTAAATATATGCAACAGTAGCTGTATAGATGGACCAGGAATGCCCAAGGATAATACTAATTATTTTGTTAGAAAGGATAAAATAAAGAAATATGTAGATAAAAAGAAAACTTATACCCAAGAGGAAATAGAATACAATTACTCAAATATTGATTTTTCTAAGAGATTCTTTAATAGAAAGGCATATAGGAAAACTGCTACAGAAGAGGAATTAAGGGGAATACTAGCCAAAATGGGGAAACACAAACCTGAAGATGAGTTAAATTGCAATGCATGCGGATATCTTTCTTGTAGAGAAAAAGCAGAGTCAGTATTTGAAGGAATGTCTGATGTGAATATGTGCTTACCATTTATGAGGGCAGAAGCGGAAAGTTTGAGAAATGTTATTTTTGAAAATAGTCCTAATATTATATTTCTTCTGGATGAAGAGCTCTGTGTAAAAGAATTTAATCCAAAATCAGAAAAAGCTTTCAGAGTAAGTGCTGAAGCTATAAAAGGGAAACCAATATCAAGCATAATAGATGATAATATTTTTAAAAACGTTGTATTTAAAAAGGATAATTTAATAGGACACAAGGTAATATATTCTGAATATGATTTAGTTTTAATAGTTAGCACAACATACTTAGAGAAGGAAAAAATTTTAATGGTAATAATGACAGATGTTACCTTAGCAGAAAAAAACAAGGAACAGCTAGTTAGAGTAAAAGAAAAAACATTAAATGCTGCACAAGAGGTAATAGAAAAGCAAATGAGAGTAGCTCAGGAGATAGCAAGCTTATTAGGTGAGACTACAGCAGAAACTAAGGTTATATTAACTAAACTGAAAGATATAGCTTTAGATGGAGCAGGTGATATATAA
- a CDS encoding (2Fe-2S) ferredoxin domain-containing protein — MININICIGSACHLKGAYNVIKGLQQIIENRKLEDKIAVKAAFCLGECTKAVSVKIDDDKVISVGEESVEEFFEQHVVRRL, encoded by the coding sequence ATGATAAATATAAATATTTGTATAGGAAGCGCATGTCATCTTAAAGGAGCTTATAATGTTATAAAAGGACTACAGCAGATTATCGAAAACAGGAAGTTAGAAGATAAAATAGCAGTAAAGGCCGCATTCTGTTTAGGGGAGTGCACAAAAGCTGTTTCTGTAAAGATTGATGACGATAAAGTAATATCAGTAGGGGAGGAATCAGTAGAAGAGTTTTTTGAACAGCATGTAGTTAGGAGGCTATAA
- a CDS encoding DegV family protein: MNTRIITDSACDLSPEIIKRFGIDVLPILVYLGDEEYRDGETLKPEELYNNMREGKVYTTAQIPPQMFKEKFEEYAKNGEACIYIAFSSGLSGTYQSSLMAKNEVLEDYPDFDITIIDTKCASGGFGLVVLKAAQMVMEGLPKEEIVKTAEFYSEHMEHIFTVDDLEYLYRGGRVSKTSAFVGTLLNIKPILHVEDGKLVPIEKIRGRNKVLKRMMEIIEERGVDLSRQTIGITHGDDLEVAIKAKEMIEERFKCTDFVIGTIGCAVGAHSGPGTLSLFFLNKME, from the coding sequence ATGAATACTAGAATTATAACTGATAGTGCTTGTGATTTATCACCTGAAATAATTAAAAGGTTTGGTATAGACGTATTGCCAATATTGGTTTACCTAGGAGATGAGGAATACAGGGATGGAGAGACATTAAAGCCAGAAGAGCTTTATAATAACATGCGTGAAGGGAAGGTTTATACAACTGCACAAATCCCCCCTCAAATGTTCAAAGAAAAATTTGAAGAGTATGCTAAAAACGGTGAGGCCTGTATATATATAGCATTTTCATCAGGGCTATCAGGTACATATCAGTCTTCGCTTATGGCTAAAAATGAGGTACTAGAAGATTACCCAGATTTTGATATTACTATAATAGATACAAAATGTGCTTCTGGTGGCTTTGGATTAGTAGTATTAAAGGCAGCACAGATGGTTATGGAGGGCTTACCAAAGGAGGAAATAGTAAAAACAGCAGAATTTTATTCTGAACACATGGAACACATTTTTACAGTAGATGACTTAGAATATCTTTATAGAGGAGGAAGAGTAAGTAAAACTTCTGCCTTTGTGGGGACCTTACTAAACATTAAGCCTATATTGCATGTGGAAGATGGAAAGCTAGTTCCTATAGAGAAGATTAGAGGAAGAAACAAGGTATTAAAAAGAATGATGGAGATAATAGAAGAACGAGGAGTAGACTTAAGCAGACAAACAATAGGTATTACCCATGGGGATGACCTAGAAGTCGCTATAAAAGCAAAGGAAATGATAGAGGAAAGATTTAAATGTACTGATTTTGTTATAGGCACTATAGGCTGTGCCGTAGGAGCACATTCAGGCCCAGGCACATTGTCCTTGTTCTTCTTAAACAAAATGGAGTAG
- a CDS encoding anti-sigma factor domain-containing protein, producing MRGIVMEKNNNGLIILTEDGQFLEVQNYSQSVEIGQEIETGVIRENNFGAYRKIASIAAAIILFFTGGYGILGHYMVHGYVDVDINPSVELSYNLYKRVISIKGLNGAGEDLIVEVNDYKNKHIQAVVNKVIDRAVEEKYIKNNEINTVLITITEKGSSINEKAVYEKIENHMRNSSIEAEVVVIKSDKKTYEDAKKNNISPGRLSLIEKAKSVNQNLSQDEIKDKSVKEIMSMINKAKEELKEQENLDKKDEKQIKEQEKYIKKIEKEIEKEEKERIKKEEKDKKDNNKKKQDNDDDDDDDDDDDDDDDDDKEKKGKSKEKSDKDKEKEIKDREKELKEKEKEIREKEKEINKDKQEDSKRKNYDDDDDDDDDDDDDDDDDDDD from the coding sequence GTGCGAGGTATAGTAATGGAGAAAAACAATAATGGATTAATTATATTGACTGAAGATGGTCAGTTTTTAGAAGTCCAAAATTATAGTCAATCAGTTGAAATTGGACAAGAAATAGAAACAGGAGTTATTAGAGAAAACAATTTTGGAGCCTATAGAAAAATAGCCTCAATAGCCGCTGCAATAATATTATTTTTTACAGGGGGATATGGAATACTTGGACACTACATGGTTCATGGCTATGTAGACGTAGATATCAACCCAAGCGTAGAGCTTTCATATAATTTATATAAAAGAGTAATTAGCATAAAAGGTCTCAATGGGGCCGGAGAAGATCTAATAGTTGAAGTAAATGATTATAAGAATAAGCACATACAAGCAGTAGTAAATAAAGTCATAGACAGAGCAGTTGAAGAAAAGTATATAAAAAATAATGAAATAAACACCGTTTTAATTACTATAACGGAAAAGGGTAGCAGTATAAATGAGAAGGCTGTATATGAAAAGATAGAGAACCATATGAGAAATTCATCAATTGAGGCAGAGGTAGTAGTTATTAAAAGTGATAAGAAAACCTATGAAGATGCTAAAAAGAATAATATATCTCCTGGAAGATTAAGCTTAATAGAAAAAGCTAAAAGTGTAAATCAGAACTTATCACAAGACGAAATTAAAGATAAATCAGTAAAGGAAATAATGAGCATGATAAATAAAGCAAAGGAAGAGTTAAAAGAACAAGAAAACCTTGACAAAAAAGATGAAAAGCAAATAAAAGAACAGGAAAAATATATCAAGAAAATTGAAAAAGAGATTGAGAAAGAAGAAAAGGAAAGGATAAAAAAAGAGGAAAAGGATAAAAAAGATAATAATAAGAAGAAGCAAGACAATGACGACGATGACGATGATGACGATGATGACGATGATGACGATGATGATGACAAAGAAAAAAAAGGCAAGAGTAAAGAAAAATCTGATAAGGATAAAGAAAAAGAAATAAAGGATAGAGAAAAAGAATTAAAAGAAAAAGAGAAAGAAATAAGAGAAAAAGAAAAGGAAATTAACAAGGATAAACAAGAAGACTCTAAAAGAAAGAATTATGATGATGATGACGATGATGATGACGATGACGATGACGATGACGATGACGATGATGATGATTAA
- the sigI gene encoding RNA polymerase sigma-I factor produces MLFNNTLEDRVEEAKTNPEEMNKLIEEYKPFIANAVQKRTGGFLKYGHDDELTIGMLAFKEAIESYNRTKGKFLSFAKHVINLRMIDYYRKTKREGNLVSLEMVSQQDDENIIDIGMIKSVEEHKAKEENEARRFEILQYKEELKGWEIEFNDLVKASPKQEKLRELYKEIARIIIENQKLFDFLLSKKRLPIKEIEDFTKIHRKKIERGRIYIIALIVAMKGDYTYIKEYANWR; encoded by the coding sequence ATGCTTTTTAACAACACTCTAGAGGATAGAGTAGAAGAAGCCAAAACTAATCCAGAAGAAATGAATAAATTGATAGAAGAATACAAGCCCTTTATAGCAAATGCTGTTCAAAAAAGAACAGGAGGCTTTTTAAAATATGGACATGATGACGAGCTGACTATAGGTATGCTAGCTTTTAAAGAGGCAATAGAATCTTATAATAGAACAAAGGGAAAATTTTTAAGCTTTGCAAAGCATGTTATCAATCTTAGGATGATAGATTATTATAGAAAAACTAAAAGAGAAGGAAATTTAGTTTCACTAGAGATGGTTAGCCAGCAGGATGATGAAAATATTATAGACATTGGAATGATTAAGTCAGTAGAAGAACATAAGGCTAAGGAGGAAAATGAAGCTAGAAGGTTTGAAATACTCCAATATAAGGAGGAATTAAAGGGTTGGGAAATAGAATTTAATGATTTAGTAAAGGCATCACCAAAGCAGGAAAAGCTGAGAGAGCTTTATAAAGAAATTGCAAGGATTATTATAGAAAACCAGAAGCTTTTTGATTTCCTATTGTCTAAAAAAAGGCTGCCAATAAAAGAAATTGAAGATTTTACTAAGATACACCGAAAAAAAATAGAAAGAGGTCGAATATATATAATAGCATTAATAGTAGCTATGAAAGGTGATTATACTTACATAAAAGAATATGCAAACTGGAGGTGA